From Candidatus Sphingomonas colombiensis, one genomic window encodes:
- a CDS encoding class I SAM-dependent methyltransferase, translating to MTVHDSASTGYARAAATYVKGRPDYPPAALEWLRGVIGLRAGRSVLEVGAGTGKFVPMLRETGATIMAVEPVAAMRETLAGDYPEVTALDGTAETIPLPDGAVDAVICAQAFHWFATARALAEMRRVLKPGGMLGLIWNVRDERVPWVAALSAITDRWESGAPRFRTGAWRRVFPASGFAAVGERRASHAHVGRAEEVIVARTLSVSFIAALPDAERAAVEQQVRRLIAETPELAGQAEISFPYETRMFAFRRVD from the coding sequence GTGACCGTCCACGACAGCGCGAGCACGGGCTATGCGCGGGCCGCCGCGACCTATGTGAAGGGACGGCCCGACTATCCCCCGGCCGCGCTGGAGTGGTTGCGCGGGGTGATCGGGCTGCGCGCCGGGCGATCGGTGCTGGAGGTCGGCGCGGGGACGGGCAAGTTCGTGCCGATGCTGCGCGAGACCGGCGCGACGATCATGGCGGTCGAGCCGGTGGCGGCGATGCGCGAGACACTCGCCGGCGATTATCCCGAAGTGACGGCGCTGGATGGGACGGCGGAGACGATCCCGTTGCCTGATGGCGCGGTCGATGCGGTGATCTGCGCACAGGCGTTCCACTGGTTCGCGACCGCGCGCGCGCTTGCGGAAATGCGCCGGGTGCTCAAACCGGGCGGGATGCTTGGGCTGATCTGGAATGTGCGGGACGAGCGTGTCCCATGGGTCGCGGCGCTGAGCGCGATCACCGACCGATGGGAAAGCGGCGCGCCCCGCTTCCGCACCGGGGCGTGGCGGCGCGTGTTTCCCGCGTCCGGCTTTGCGGCGGTCGGCGAGCGGCGGGCAAGCCACGCGCATGTGGGGCGCGCGGAAGAGGTGATCGTCGCGCGCACGCTGTCGGTGAGCTTCATCGCGGCGCTGCCCGATGCCGAGCGAGCCGCGGTGGAGCAGCAGGTGCGGCGGTTGATCGCGGAGACGCCGGAGCTTGCCGGGCAGGCCGAGATTTCCTTTCCCTATGAGACGCGGATGTTCGCGTTTCGCCGGGTGGATTGA
- a CDS encoding helix-turn-helix transcriptional regulator, producing the protein MITAIREVRRAKGLTLEEVGRRCFPPTTAQTIGRLEMGTRTVSVAWLNRIAAALEVDASDLVSLPERGDLAVAATLGPDGAHAPRRSARIVSPQPSPGAVAVTVAAGTGDYRAGDEIWCDMLAPDAFAGALNRDVLAPLPAGRFVFGRLIAAGAKEITILPLSAGAKSQTIADAAWIACAARLVRAL; encoded by the coding sequence ATGATCACCGCCATTCGCGAAGTGCGCCGCGCCAAGGGGCTGACGCTGGAGGAGGTCGGTCGCCGTTGCTTCCCGCCAACCACCGCGCAGACGATCGGGCGGCTCGAAATGGGCACGCGCACCGTATCGGTCGCGTGGCTCAATCGCATCGCCGCCGCGCTGGAGGTGGATGCAAGCGATCTGGTCTCGCTGCCCGAGCGGGGCGACCTCGCGGTCGCGGCGACGCTGGGGCCGGATGGCGCCCATGCGCCGCGCCGGTCAGCGCGGATCGTGTCGCCACAGCCATCGCCCGGTGCCGTCGCCGTCACGGTCGCCGCCGGGACGGGCGATTATCGCGCGGGCGACGAAATATGGTGCGACATGCTCGCGCCCGATGCCTTTGCCGGCGCGCTCAACCGTGACGTATTGGCGCCGCTCCCCGCCGGCCGGTTCGTGTTCGGGCGATTGATCGCGGCGGGGGCGAAAGAGATCACCATCCTGCCGCTCTCCGCGGGGGCGAAATCGCAAACCATCGCCGATGCCGCATGGATCGCCTGCGCCGCGCGGCTGGTGCGCGCGCTTTGA
- the dapF gene encoding diaminopimelate epimerase — protein MRFEIVKCHGSGNDFPLIDARDIALEDAQWAVVARALADRRGAVGGDGLLLFTDHHGHAGFRMFNADGSEAETCLNGVRCVARMAFERMGVDRATLHLMHSTVEIAREPDLAPGVYSVREVAGPAGLDVSEWPLHGEAHEIVEQPVARLDPGLAFTAIAMPNPHLVTFVEGVDEDALVRIGAICEAAPDWLPRRANVSFVRVLAPDAIFVRTFERGVGLTDSCGSAMAASAFAAALTGRTEFARDVTVRNKGGLVMARAEGDGMVALNGNATWEWEGAVSVDLSNGIAGDLTIARHFNEEIAAWAAVAEASAAAA, from the coding sequence ATGCGGTTCGAAATTGTCAAATGTCACGGATCGGGGAATGATTTTCCGCTGATCGATGCGCGCGATATCGCGCTGGAAGACGCGCAATGGGCGGTCGTCGCGCGTGCGCTGGCTGATCGGCGCGGCGCGGTCGGCGGCGATGGTCTGCTGCTGTTCACGGATCATCACGGCCATGCCGGATTCCGCATGTTCAATGCGGACGGGTCGGAAGCGGAGACGTGTCTCAATGGCGTGCGCTGCGTGGCGCGGATGGCGTTCGAGCGCATGGGTGTCGATCGCGCGACCCTGCATCTGATGCATTCGACGGTGGAGATCGCGCGCGAACCCGATCTCGCGCCGGGGGTCTATAGCGTGCGCGAGGTCGCGGGGCCGGCGGGGCTGGATGTGAGCGAATGGCCGCTGCATGGCGAGGCGCATGAGATCGTCGAACAGCCGGTCGCGCGGCTCGATCCGGGGCTCGCCTTCACCGCGATCGCGATGCCCAATCCGCATCTGGTGACGTTCGTGGAGGGGGTCGACGAGGATGCGCTCGTCCGCATCGGCGCGATCTGCGAGGCCGCGCCGGATTGGTTGCCGAGGCGCGCCAATGTGTCGTTCGTCCGCGTGCTGGCGCCCGATGCGATCTTCGTCCGCACCTTCGAACGCGGCGTGGGGCTGACCGACAGCTGCGGCAGCGCGATGGCTGCCTCCGCCTTCGCCGCCGCGCTGACCGGGCGGACCGAGTTCGCGCGCGACGTGACCGTGCGCAACAAGGGCGGGCTGGTGATGGCGCGCGCCGAGGGTGACGGCATGGTCGCGCTCAACGGCAATGCGACATGGGAATGGGAAGGCGCGGTGAGCGTCGATCTCTCGAACGGCATCGCCGGCGACCTGACGATCGCGCGCCATTTCAACGAGGAGATCGCCGCCTGGGCGGCGGTGGCCGAGGCGAGCGCGGCGGCGGCGTGA
- a CDS encoding chloride channel protein → MRPIPHLPHPNPRLLRRVPAWLRWLRQRVRGSEFSFIALAIAAGMAAGLATVVIGGIARTMQHVLFGLPGEMRLSGAPGLSLPQLLVLPVGGAILVLFSWAVRARKRPLVDAVEANALHGGRMSKADSGVIAGQTMLSNGFGASVGLEAAYAQIGALFGSLAGRWLSLRRADMRILVGAGAGGAIAAAFGAPIAGAFYAFEIVIGAYTPAAIAPVAAAALAGAQVAQRLGVVPYIVHVQPGPTIHTSGYIIYAGLATVCALFGIAIMRAVGLVEGAARARLPGWSRPVLGGLLLIPIAAFSPQVLSAGHSALHIDMMSVLPVTFILGVLLAKSLASIVSLGFGFRGGLFFASLFLGTLVGHLYANFLAWIVGVPILDPANASLVGMAALAVAIVGGPFTMAMLVLEATGNFSLTGAVLAACLVSSTIVRELFGYSFSTWRLHLRGETIKSARDVGWTKSLTAGRMMRRGTAIAPAGITIAELRHRFPLGATSRVVLVGDDERYAGIVATAAAFAEGVDLDAPAGTLAHATDTALSPDMDMSVVMKTFDAAETDELAVLDADARVLGIVTEAFVHRRYAEELDKAQRALFGEQ, encoded by the coding sequence ATGCGCCCGATCCCGCACCTGCCCCACCCCAATCCGCGCCTGTTGCGCCGGGTGCCGGCGTGGTTGCGCTGGTTGCGGCAGCGGGTGCGGGGCAGCGAATTCTCGTTCATCGCGCTCGCCATCGCCGCCGGCATGGCGGCGGGGCTGGCGACGGTGGTGATCGGCGGCATCGCGCGGACGATGCAGCATGTGTTGTTCGGCCTGCCCGGCGAGATGCGGCTCAGCGGCGCGCCCGGGCTCAGCCTGCCGCAATTGCTCGTGCTGCCGGTCGGCGGGGCGATCCTGGTGCTGTTCAGCTGGGCGGTGCGCGCGCGCAAGCGGCCGCTGGTCGATGCGGTGGAGGCCAATGCGCTCCACGGCGGGCGCATGTCCAAGGCGGATAGTGGCGTGATCGCGGGGCAGACGATGCTGTCGAACGGCTTCGGCGCCTCGGTCGGGCTGGAGGCGGCCTATGCCCAGATCGGCGCGCTGTTCGGCTCGCTCGCCGGGCGCTGGCTGAGCCTGCGCCGGGCGGACATGCGGATCCTGGTCGGCGCCGGCGCGGGGGGAGCGATCGCGGCGGCGTTCGGCGCGCCGATCGCGGGCGCCTTCTACGCGTTCGAGATCGTCATCGGCGCCTATACCCCGGCGGCCATCGCGCCGGTCGCCGCCGCCGCGCTGGCCGGCGCGCAGGTGGCGCAACGGCTCGGCGTCGTGCCCTATATCGTCCACGTCCAGCCGGGGCCGACGATCCATACGTCGGGCTATATCATCTATGCCGGCCTGGCGACGGTGTGCGCGCTGTTCGGAATCGCGATCATGCGCGCGGTCGGGCTGGTCGAGGGCGCCGCCCGTGCGCGGCTTCCCGGATGGTCGCGGCCGGTGCTGGGCGGGCTGCTGCTGATCCCGATCGCGGCCTTTTCGCCGCAAGTGCTCTCCGCCGGGCATAGCGCGCTGCACATCGACATGATGTCCGTGCTGCCGGTTACCTTCATCCTGGGGGTGCTGCTGGCGAAGAGTCTCGCGTCGATCGTGTCGCTCGGCTTCGGTTTCCGTGGCGGGCTGTTCTTCGCGTCATTGTTTCTCGGCACGCTGGTCGGGCATCTGTATGCGAATTTTCTCGCCTGGATCGTCGGCGTACCGATCCTCGATCCGGCCAATGCCTCGCTGGTCGGCATGGCGGCGCTGGCGGTGGCGATCGTCGGCGGCCCCTTCACCATGGCCATGCTCGTGCTGGAGGCGACCGGCAATTTCAGCCTGACCGGCGCGGTGCTCGCCGCCTGTCTCGTCTCGTCCACCATCGTGCGCGAATTGTTCGGGTATAGCTTCTCGACCTGGCGCCTCCATCTGAGAGGCGAGACGATCAAGAGCGCGCGCGATGTGGGCTGGACCAAATCGCTCACCGCCGGCCGGATGATGCGGCGCGGCACGGCGATCGCACCCGCGGGGATCACCATCGCGGAACTGCGCCACCGCTTCCCGCTCGGCGCGACGAGCCGCGTCGTGCTGGTCGGCGATGACGAGCGTTACGCCGGGATCGTCGCCACCGCCGCCGCCTTCGCCGAGGGAGTCGATCTCGACGCGCCCGCCGGAACGCTCGCGCACGCGACCGACACCGCGCTCTCACCCGACATGGATATGAGCGTGGTGATGAAAACGTTCGACGCGGCCGAGACCGACGAGCTTGCAGTGCTCGATGCGGACGCGCGCGTGCTCGGCATCGTCACAGAGGCGTTCGTCCATCGCCGTTACGCCGAGGAACTAGACAAGGCGCAGCGCGCGCTGTTCGGCGAGCAATAA
- a CDS encoding TonB family protein, with product MFAALMFFALQATQDLAATEAVQPPRIRNLKNAASNAHYPSESIQRREYGIVSVLLHVSSDGSVESCLVTEKTNFAALDNATCSLFKQTRFYPARNAAGLAVAGDYRGATAWGTGDNRPKITIELPLQVYDVPKDYKSPVKGRILIDASGHVAACDIVESSGSGAADRAACAYIEKHGFVFSPFPKSGASDVSPIAVRPFIASLSKQPSEESNK from the coding sequence ATGTTTGCTGCATTGATGTTTTTTGCTCTGCAAGCAACGCAAGATCTTGCTGCGACTGAAGCGGTTCAGCCTCCCCGCATCCGTAATCTCAAAAATGCCGCCTCCAACGCTCATTATCCGTCAGAATCGATACAACGGCGTGAATACGGCATTGTTTCGGTGCTGCTGCATGTGTCGTCGGATGGAAGCGTCGAATCATGCCTTGTGACGGAAAAGACCAATTTTGCCGCGCTCGATAACGCGACGTGCTCCTTATTCAAACAAACCAGATTTTATCCTGCCAGGAATGCGGCTGGATTGGCCGTTGCTGGAGATTATCGTGGGGCGACAGCATGGGGAACCGGTGATAATCGTCCAAAAATCACGATTGAACTGCCGCTGCAGGTTTACGACGTACCGAAAGATTATAAATCTCCGGTAAAGGGACGTATCTTAATTGATGCGTCTGGGCATGTCGCGGCGTGCGATATTGTAGAAAGTAGCGGGAGCGGCGCGGCGGATCGCGCCGCCTGCGCATACATCGAGAAGCATGGCTTTGTTTTTTCTCCTTTTCCCAAAAGCGGGGCGAGCGATGTCTCGCCGATAGCGGTGCGCCCCTTCATCGCGTCCCTATCGAAACAACCCTCTGAAGAATCTAACAAGTAA
- a CDS encoding GntR family transcriptional regulator, whose product MSSLHARIVGEIAADILSGTLAAGARLPVEQELMQRYGCSRMTVSKALGELSRRGLIDRRKRAGTFVSRPRVHSVVLDIPDLAQQVAARGQSYVYHLAERQVRAPRTAAERALAGKGQLLQLDGVHLADGLPLAAEQRLVSLASVPTAADEPFDAISPGTWLLNHVPWTEAETRIAADGAQGVIAERLGVGTGAPCLVIERSTWRGEAGITFVRQHFLGAHYDLIARFGPGAR is encoded by the coding sequence ATGAGTTCGCTTCACGCGCGGATCGTGGGCGAGATCGCGGCGGATATCCTGTCCGGCACGTTGGCGGCGGGCGCGCGGCTGCCGGTCGAGCAGGAATTGATGCAGCGCTATGGCTGTTCGCGGATGACGGTGAGCAAGGCGCTGGGCGAGCTTTCGCGGCGCGGGCTGATCGATCGGCGCAAACGCGCCGGCACCTTCGTCAGCCGCCCGCGCGTCCATTCGGTGGTGCTCGATATTCCCGATCTGGCGCAGCAGGTGGCGGCGCGCGGGCAAAGCTATGTCTATCACCTTGCCGAGCGGCAGGTGCGTGCGCCGCGCACAGCCGCCGAACGCGCGCTGGCGGGAAAGGGGCAATTGCTCCAGCTAGATGGCGTGCATCTTGCCGATGGGCTGCCGCTGGCGGCGGAGCAACGGCTGGTTAGCCTCGCCAGCGTGCCGACGGCGGCGGACGAGCCGTTCGACGCCATTTCTCCCGGCACCTGGCTGCTCAATCATGTGCCGTGGACGGAGGCGGAAACACGGATCGCCGCCGATGGCGCGCAGGGCGTCATCGCGGAGCGGCTCGGCGTGGGAACCGGTGCGCCCTGTCTGGTTATCGAGCGTTCGACCTGGCGCGGCGAGGCGGGCATCACCTTCGTCCGGCAGCATTTCCTGGGCGCGCATTATGATCTGATCGCCCGGTTCGGGCCGGGCGCGCGCTGA
- a CDS encoding DUF6456 domain-containing protein: MQELVEKVIDGQGVVQPGAARGRGRTVTANLAESPLSWLAARGLVDARQYEAGERLRGDYERAAIAPATTMRWGVQRVDGGGGDGADPTMAKIAAKRRFDAAIGGVGSGLSDILWRVVCAGERLPEAERALGWPTRSGRVVLTLALDRLADHYQLR, translated from the coding sequence ATGCAGGAACTGGTGGAAAAAGTCATTGATGGTCAGGGTGTTGTTCAGCCCGGTGCGGCACGTGGGCGCGGACGGACGGTAACCGCGAACCTTGCCGAATCGCCATTGTCATGGCTCGCCGCGCGCGGGCTGGTCGACGCGCGACAATATGAGGCGGGGGAGCGGTTGCGCGGCGATTATGAGCGCGCCGCGATCGCCCCCGCGACGACGATGCGCTGGGGTGTGCAGCGCGTCGATGGCGGCGGGGGCGATGGCGCGGACCCGACGATGGCGAAGATCGCGGCGAAACGGCGCTTCGACGCCGCGATCGGCGGCGTGGGGAGCGGGCTCTCCGATATATTGTGGCGTGTCGTCTGCGCCGGCGAGCGGCTGCCCGAAGCCGAGCGCGCGCTGGGCTGGCCGACGCGATCGGGGCGGGTGGTGCTCACACTGGCGCTCGATCGGCTCGCGGATCATTACCAATTGCGTTGA